The following proteins are encoded in a genomic region of Lentilitoribacter sp. Alg239-R112:
- a CDS encoding oligopeptide/dipeptide ABC transporter ATP-binding protein, protein MSAPTNKTALLEVKSLEKRFELDQGLLETIKVRGGKIIKERREVHAVNNVSFNVEKGEALCVVGESGCGKSTIARLVAGLLSPSGGEIHYGGERIDNRSRKALMPLRSKMQMIFQNPYASLNPRMTIQQALEEPVRFHNSSLSSGEVEDKVTEVMKSVGVDPSWSTRYPHEFSGGQRQRIAIARALTVDPEFIIADEPISALDVSIQAQVLNLMLEAKDDRGLTYLFITHDLSVVQHFGTRVAVVYLGSVCELGDTATLFENPKHPYTRALLSAVPQLKDDRPNHIRLKGEIPTPINLPQGCPFASRCAYADNRCKIEKPRTLQQADGSMVACHAVEEERI, encoded by the coding sequence ATGAGTGCGCCGACAAATAAAACTGCTCTATTAGAAGTTAAGAGCCTAGAAAAACGTTTTGAACTTGATCAAGGGCTTCTTGAAACGATTAAGGTTCGTGGTGGTAAGATTATCAAAGAACGCCGCGAAGTTCATGCTGTTAACAATGTCTCGTTCAATGTAGAGAAGGGCGAAGCGCTTTGTGTGGTTGGTGAAAGTGGCTGTGGTAAATCTACGATCGCTCGGCTGGTTGCAGGCTTATTGTCACCTAGTGGTGGAGAGATCCACTATGGTGGTGAGCGGATAGATAATCGTTCTCGTAAAGCACTGATGCCTTTGCGAAGTAAAATGCAGATGATTTTTCAAAATCCCTACGCATCGCTTAACCCTCGTATGACAATTCAGCAGGCGTTGGAAGAGCCCGTCCGTTTTCATAATTCAAGCTTATCTTCTGGTGAAGTGGAAGATAAAGTTACCGAAGTTATGAAATCTGTTGGTGTCGACCCGAGTTGGTCTACGCGTTACCCGCATGAATTTTCAGGTGGACAACGACAACGTATTGCGATCGCTCGTGCGTTAACAGTGGATCCCGAATTTATAATAGCGGATGAGCCGATTTCAGCACTTGATGTATCCATTCAGGCTCAGGTTCTGAACTTAATGTTAGAGGCAAAAGATGACCGTGGGCTAACATACTTGTTTATCACCCATGATTTGAGTGTTGTGCAGCACTTTGGTACTCGTGTTGCGGTGGTTTATTTGGGATCTGTCTGTGAATTAGGTGATACGGCGACATTGTTTGAAAACCCTAAACACCCCTATACTCGTGCTCTTTTATCCGCTGTTCCGCAGCTTAAAGATGATCGACCAAACCATATCCGTTTGAAGGGCGAGATACCTACACCGATTAATTTGCCGCAGGGGTGCCCCTTTGCAAGTCGTTGTGCTTATGCTGATAATAGGTGTAAAATAGAAAAACCTCGGACCCTACAACAGGCCGATGGGTCTATGGTGGCCTGTCATGCTGTTGAAGAAGAGCGAATTTAG